Genomic DNA from Salvia miltiorrhiza cultivar Shanhuang (shh) chromosome 1, IMPLAD_Smil_shh, whole genome shotgun sequence:
taattttttcatTAGCTTAAAGGCATTTaacattagtttttttttaaatttagttataatattcctctatttaattttttttctttctttctttctttattctttaattttctGGCAatctttttcaataaaaatcgaaaaaataaaactgaaattcTAATTTATCCAAATACaggatttattttcattatttgttTATGATTAAACTGAAATTATAAGTCTCGAAATAAATAAGCTGAATTTTTTTTGATTCATTGCACAAATAAAACTGGCAGATTACAATAAAGAAAAGTGGCAGCCTACAATTAGGCCAAAAAGTGGCGCCACTATTTCAACCCTCAACTCCAAAACATTGGAGGGAAATTTAAATGTACAACTACCAACTTGTTTAGTCAATAAATACAAGTGGGAGTTGGGTGAACAGTGAACACATTAATTTCACCCAACTCCTTAAAATGGCAGAAAATAGAGAGTCTTCAAAGCTCACTAATGATGAAAGAAATCAAGTAGCTCAATGGTTGTTGCAACGGAGTTCCAACGACAAACTTCAATACGGCGCAAGCATGGAGGCTGCCACACTCTTCAAAGTGAGTAGGAGGACTATTTGGTGCATATGGAAATCAGTCGCTGCCCAACAAGCACTCGGACAACCTATTCAATTGAAATCAATGAAAAAGGGATCAACACACAATGATAGATATGTGATTGATGCATCAAAGGTAAAGAGTTTAAGTGTGCTACAAAGATCGTCAATTAGAGTCATGGCATGTAATCTTGGGGTTAGTAAGTCACTTGTAGGTGTGTGGGTGAAAGACAAGAAATTAAGAGCACATACCAATGCTATCAAGCCATTTTTAACCCCTCAAAATAAGATATCAAGGCTGCGATGGAGCCTTAGGCAGCTTGGTAGTATAAATAAGGAGGGATTCATCAAGTTTCAAACCATGTTCAACACCATACACATAGACGAGAAGTGGTTTTACTTAACCAAAAGCAAGGATAGATATTACCTTATGCCGGGTGAGGCAGACCCTTATAGAGCTTGTAAATCTAAGAGGTACATACCAAAGATCATGTTTACGAGTGCCATTGCACGACCTATCATAGATTCTCAGGGAAAAGTAATTTTTGATGGGAAGATGGAAATTTTCCCATTCACATACGAAGAGGCAGCTCAAAGAAACTCAAAAAATAGACCAGCGGGGACAATGGAAGTGAAAGCAATACCCAATATCACCCAAAACGTCATAAGGGACTCAATGATCAACAAGGTATGCAATTTTAGTTTATGCTATCAGAATTTAGTTACTAATTCATcacttagccattttatattTAACTCACAAATGATACCCTACTTCAAATCCAAGTGGCCTTCATTTGCAAGCAAGAACATATTTATACAACAAGACAATGCAAAACCACACATTAAGGTTGATGATCTGGAGTTCTTAGCAGTTCCAAGAGCAGATGGATTCAATATCCAACTGCTCTGCCAACCTGCTAACTCTCCAGACACCAATGTTAATGATTTGGGCTTCTTTAGAGCAATTCAAAGTCTCAAAGATCAGAAACCAGCGAATGAGGTAGGGGAACTAATCAAGAATGTGCAAGAAACATACAATGACTACCCTCCACAGAAGATAAATCATGTTTTCCTAACTCTACAGTGCTGCTACCAGGAGATTATGAAAGCCAAAGGAGACAACAACTATAAAATCCCTTACATGAACAAAGAGAGGTTAGAAAGAATTGGGATGCTTCCAgatgcaatttcaatttcacAGCAGCTATTCAATGAGAGTATGGAGTTCTTAGAGGGCAACAATCATGCTGACACAACAAATGTAACAGATGGGTTTGAAGAAGATTATCAACAGAACATGACAGACATCCTAGAGGGTCTCACACATGTGAACATCAATTAGGAGATGGGGTGAACATACTTTTGGATATGGTTTACAGAACCAAACACATCTTAGCATGTTTTGAACTTGTTTGGAATGTAAACTTCTTTTATTGTGTTTATGTTTATTATGTTTTGAACCAATCACCCTCAGATAAAATATCATCATAGGGCACAAGGCAGCACACATAAGCCACACAAGGCAGCAAACAAAAGCCACACAGGGCATCAAGCAAACGCTACACAAGGCAGCAAACAAAAGCCACACAAGACAGCAAATAGAAGCAACACAAGACAGCAAGCAAAAGCCGCACAGGGCCACAAATGTAAGCCACACAGGGTCTTAACATAAAGAACAAGACAGCAAACATAAGCAACACAAGGCAGCAAGCAGATGCCACACAGGGCCACATCTCATCACCCTCAGATAAACAATGACATCACCAGCCAAACCAACAAACCCAAAGATAAATAATGGCATCACCAACCAAACCAACAAACCGAAAGACCAAAATAGGCATCACCAGCCAACCAAGAGAAGTTTAGAAGATGGATTCTTCAACAGATCCAGGAGCCGGAGCACTTAGAATAGGAGTTTCGGTCTCCGGCACCATGGATTCAGTGACAGGCGTCAGATCTACGAAGGAATCACTCTCCGGCACCATGGATTCAGTGGCAGGCGTCGGATCTAAGAATGAATCGGTCTCCAGCACCATGGATTCAGAGGCCGGCGTCGGATCTACGAAGGAAGCAGTCTCCGGCACCATGGATTCCGTCTCCATCACCGCCACTGATTCCGGCGCATCGGGCGACAGGAAGCTCGCATAAGATCTGGCAACATCATTCATGGAGGGGAGGACAGTTAAAGCCGCGTTTTCAATCGATTGAAACTCCAAATCCCATGAATAATTGGGAGGAAACATATGAGCATCAGCCATCGGAAGAGAATGGCCGAAGAAGAATCGACGAAGCAGAAtcggtgaagaagaagaagcggcAGAGAAGCTAGGGAATTTTAGGGTTTTCGACAATGGCAAATTTATTGCCTATTTAGGGAATAAGTCCATAGGGCCAATTTGGGCcgaaaatggaaataaaattaGGGAGTTAATATAAGTCAGcccacaattaattaattaagattatgGATTAGTGATGTTAAATAAAAATGGGGTGGGTCCAATTGGTAAAAAGTGTtgtaattttaaaagtaagggagggtaaatatgtccaaaaagcagagtgtgaacttgtttcgtggacaaaaatttagaaGTAAGTGTGAacttgtttcgtggacggagggagtaatatttatttaaagattaaaattttaaaaaattctctcctctcatctttttttgaataaatctatttttttaattattttttatttttaactcattcttttttctttacataatatcaatttttattattgcgattttttttttgtttttcaatattcaaataaaatatatctaattaattaaagtttatttttattatatttataaatatgatattgagttgatatcaattttatataaatttagaaatgtaaaaatattttccgtgcattgcacggggtgtAAATGctaatatatactccatccgtcccacgaatcttgacacatttccaaataaggtaataattaatcaaaaaatAAGGAGTCTTAATTACATTATCTTTCCTACTTTATTATTGTTTGGGATAAATCCAACAACTACGGATAAGGACGTCAGGGTCGTGCGGTgcgatgggcactagcaacctaaAACATGAACAACGTTAGAACCCTTCTTAGAGCACCGGTAGGGGTGTCGACGGAAGGGCCTCCGATGCTCAAGTCAATAAACAATATTAAGAA
This window encodes:
- the LOC131014673 gene encoding uncharacterized protein LOC131014673, encoding MAENRESSKLTNDERNQVAQWLLQRSSNDKLQYGASMEAATLFKVSRRTIWCIWKSVAAQQALGQPIQLKSMKKGSTHNDRYVIDASKVKSLSVLQRSSIRVMACNLGVSKSLVGVWVKDKKLRAHTNAIKPFLTPQNKISRLRWSLRQLGSINKEGFIKFQTMFNTIHIDEKWFYLTKSKDRYYLMPGEADPYRACKSKRYIPKIMFTSAIARPIIDSQGKVIFDGKMEIFPFTYEEAAQRNSKNRPAGTMEVKAIPNITQNVIRDSMINKVCNFSLCYQNLVTNSSLSHFIFNSQMIPYFKSKWPSFASKNIFIQQDNAKPHIKVDDLEFLAVPRADGFNIQLLCQPANSPDTNVNDLGFFRAIQSLKDQKPANEVGELIKNVQETYNDYPPQKINHVFLTLQCCYQEIMKAKGDNNYKIPYMNKERLERIGMLPDAISISQQLFNESMEFLEGNNHADTTNVTDGFEEDYQQNMTDILEGLTHVNIN